TGCATCCAGGCGCTTGAACACTGAGGCGCCTTGCTCCAGCTCCACCACGATCAAATCCGCGATGGAAAAATGATTGAGCAGCGAAGACGATTGGGTGGCCACAATTACCTGGGTGTGGGTTGCGGCCTGGTGGATAAGTTCAGCCAGGATCACCATGGCCGTAGGGTGCAATCCCAGTTCCGGTTCGTCAATGATAATGGCGGTGGGAGGCTTGTGCTGCATCAGAGCGGTTACCAGGCAAATAAAGCGAATGGCGCCGTCCGACAGCTGACTTGGCCACAGCGCATAGTCACTGTTTTTTTGCCTCCAGAGCAGGCGTATTTGCTGCTCTTCGGTGGCCAGTGTTTCGGGTTTGAGCACAAAGTCATCAAAAAACGGGATGGCCAGGCGCACTATTTTGCAGATCCGGCAATACACCACCGGCGCTTCCTGCTGCAGCCGGTAGAGAAAAGCGGCCAGGTTAGCGGCATCCTCGCGCAGGTGCTCATTATCGTTAAGAGCACAGCTGCGTTTAACACCAGCGGTATCGCTGGTATCGTGAAAGTGATAGACCTGCCAGCTGGCGATGGCGTTAAAGCAGTCGCTGGCTATCTTCTGCAGGATCCCCTGTTCCCTTGCCTTGTGCAGCTTGGCCTCGACATGCCCTTCACCCAGCCCTGGCAGAGTAATGCCATCAACGGGCTCATCAACATAGAGTTGCTCCCGGGCAAAGGTAAAGGCGCCATCCGGGGTGGGTTTTAGCACAATGTTGTAGCCATTGGCACCAAAGCGAATGGCGGTGGTGAGTACCGAGGTTTCTTTGCTGCCGAAGCTCAGAATGCGCTCGGCACCGCCCTGCAGGCTGCTCCATAGTTGCAGCCTGCCCTTAACCAGCTCGGGTAACATACGGAAGTAGTCAACAAAGTTGCTTTTGCCTGCGCCGTTGGCGCCAATCAACACATTAAGCGAGCCTAGCGGTAGCCGCTCCAGATGGCGAATGGACTTGAAACCACTGATCGACAGATGCTTGATTGTACTCATTTGGCTGCCATGTGAATGTTGTATGTCGGATTATGCCTGATCTCCGCAGCTCATGCTTTGGCCCTGTTGCTAGGATAAGTGGCAATTTTAGCTACTTTTATTACTGAATCCTGGTGTGCTGGACGAAGGGCTGCGCTCCGGACTGTTCTTGTTCGGCATGCGCCGTACCGGCAAGACCACCTTTTCGGCCGATGCCGCCGCCGGTTATGCCAACCAGCTGGGGAGGGAGGTCAAGGTGGAGGAAATCCAGCCCGTGCTCAATGTGATGGTGGTGGAAAACCTGGTGATGCGCACCGGCCACGGGGTGTACTCGGTGGCCGATCCCTTTGTGCAGGAAATAGGCGGGAGCGGCTGGACCTGTTCTGGTAATCACTCCTGCTCGGTATGGCGCCAATCCTGCTGCGGCATGGATCGTTTCATAAACTCGTCGAACAGGGGCACGGTAAAGGCAGTATCACCATGGCTGGGGCTGTAGATCATGCCCTTGTTGATCAGGTTGCTGCGAGTGGGGGCCAGGCTGGTCACTTCTCTGCCCAGTAGTGATGCGATATCGCCGGAACGATGCGGTCCCGGCCCCAGCTCTGCCATGGCGCGAATATAGCGTTTTTCTCCCGGGGTAAGCCGATCGAAGCGAACCCTGAAAAAGCTTTCATCCAGAGCGGCAATCGCTTCCCGGGCGGCAAGCTGCACATCCGCCAGCGTGATCGGGCTTTCGGTTGCCACATCCCAGGCATGTTTGCCCCATTCCTGCAAAAAGTAGGGGTAGCCCCGGGTGTGACGTATGATTTCCTGTACCGCCTGCGGCTCGTAGCTCACCCCTTCTTCTTCCGCCGGTTTTACCAGGGCGGTGGCAGCATCCGACTCTGACAGCGGACCGACCTCGGGATAGTCGAACAGGCGCTCCGCATAGGACTTGGCACTGCCTGCCTTACCTCTTAGC
The Oceanimonas pelagia genome window above contains:
- a CDS encoding AAA family ATPase, whose protein sequence is MSTIKHLSISGFKSIRHLERLPLGSLNVLIGANGAGKSNFVDYFRMLPELVKGRLQLWSSLQGGAERILSFGSKETSVLTTAIRFGANGYNIVLKPTPDGAFTFAREQLYVDEPVDGITLPGLGEGHVEAKLHKAREQGILQKIASDCFNAIASWQVYHFHDTSDTAGVKRSCALNDNEHLREDAANLAAFLYRLQQEAPVVYCRICKIVRLAIPFFDDFVLKPETLATEEQQIRLLWRQKNSDYALWPSQLSDGAIRFICLVTALMQHKPPTAIIIDEPELGLHPTAMVILAELIHQAATHTQVIVATQSSSLLNHFSIADLIVVELEQGASVFKRLDAQELEPWLEDYSIGELWEKNVLGGRP